One Streptococcus sp. S1 DNA window includes the following coding sequences:
- a CDS encoding DUF951 domain-containing protein, which yields MYTLGDFVEMKKPHACVIKETGKKANRWEITRLGADIKIKCSNCDHVVMMSRHDFEQKMKKVL from the coding sequence ATGTATACGTTAGGTGATTTTGTAGAAATGAAAAAGCCTCACGCTTGTGTGATTAAAGAAACAGGCAAGAAGGCAAATCGTTGGGAAATTACGCGACTTGGTGCAGACATAAAAATCAAATGTAGCAATTGTGATCATGTGGTCATGATGAGTCGCCATGATTTTGAACAAAAAATGAAGAAAGTACTATAA
- a CDS encoding DUF1307 domain-containing protein: MKKLNWKSILLSFVAIFSLLLLGACGKSVEKTYIQSINQDRKSDVRITIEHQGDKLISTDSVSTVYYKGAGVSKDEIKNLIASYDEEFKDVKGYSHSAEYKDEYFVEKTTIDYTKADLKVLQEKKLITEQKSSKIDYISYESILKSFKSIGFKEVKNGKFEELK, translated from the coding sequence ATGAAAAAACTAAATTGGAAATCTATTCTTCTTTCTTTTGTTGCGATTTTTTCTCTCTTGCTATTGGGTGCTTGTGGAAAATCAGTAGAAAAAACTTATATTCAAAGTATTAATCAAGATAGAAAATCAGACGTTCGTATTACCATAGAACATCAGGGAGATAAACTAATCAGTACTGATTCTGTAAGTACAGTTTATTACAAAGGAGCTGGTGTGTCAAAGGATGAAATAAAAAATCTCATTGCTAGTTACGATGAAGAATTCAAAGATGTAAAAGGGTACTCTCATTCCGCAGAATATAAAGATGAATATTTTGTAGAAAAAACGACTATTGATTATACAAAAGCAGATTTAAAAGTATTGCAAGAAAAAAAATTAATCACTGAACAAAAAAGTAGCAAAATTGACTATATTAGCTATGAAAGTATCTTAAAATCTTTTAAATCTATTGGTTTCAAAGAAGTTAAAAATGGAAAATTTGAAGAATTAAAATAA